From the genome of Microcoleus sp. bin38.metabat.b11b12b14.051, one region includes:
- a CDS encoding VOC family protein translates to MNQVQPVSIAGIYEMCIGVTDALPQIQYWEQFGYRIGAIGELPASVAAELYGVCSKVRSVRLEHQDADHGLIRLMVWEKPTNDGLQMSSMKVKGNRWATTLTADLLNILNHAEDAHSANLPVKYTSPRWEVIYNKERKARPFVEAAVGVREMMLLQPLTRQVFFQRFNYALPNYGKIDENAFFKTSQITHMGMIIQDDSKEKLLFYEEVLGLIRARDDVETTFESSLAGREIFSLHPGEKFVVTAFDDPRSSKTDFAAARSGRLYILRFPSSIALDDGCDRTLPGCLGMSLYTYRVSSIAEYFHRVKASNAQKITEIVPNEFGQPSFSFIAPDGYFWTLIESAL, encoded by the coding sequence ATGAATCAAGTGCAACCAGTTAGCATCGCAGGGATTTATGAAATGTGTATCGGGGTTACTGATGCCCTGCCACAAATTCAATATTGGGAGCAATTTGGATATCGCATCGGTGCAATCGGAGAATTACCCGCATCGGTGGCTGCCGAATTGTATGGAGTTTGTTCAAAAGTGCGATCGGTGCGGCTCGAACACCAAGATGCAGATCACGGATTAATTCGCTTGATGGTTTGGGAAAAACCCACAAATGACGGCTTGCAAATGTCGTCCATGAAGGTAAAAGGCAACCGCTGGGCAACTACTTTAACTGCTGATTTGTTGAATATTCTCAACCATGCCGAAGATGCCCATTCCGCCAATTTGCCTGTCAAATATACCTCTCCCCGCTGGGAAGTTATTTACAACAAAGAGCGAAAAGCACGTCCTTTTGTCGAGGCGGCTGTCGGAGTGCGCGAGATGATGTTGTTGCAGCCTTTGACTCGGCAAGTTTTTTTTCAAAGATTCAATTATGCCCTGCCAAATTACGGGAAAATTGATGAAAATGCTTTTTTCAAAACGAGTCAAATTACCCACATGGGCATGATAATTCAAGATGACAGCAAAGAAAAATTGTTGTTTTATGAAGAAGTTCTGGGCTTGATTCGCGCCCGCGACGATGTAGAAACTACTTTTGAATCTTCTCTGGCGGGAAGGGAGATTTTTTCTCTTCACCCGGGCGAAAAATTTGTGGTGACGGCTTTTGACGATCCGCGATCGTCCAAAACAGATTTTGCAGCCGCGCGATCGGGTAGACTGTATATTCTGAGGTTCCCGAGTTCGATCGCCCTAGACGATGGATGCGATCGAACTCTTCCTGGCTGTTTGGGAATGTCGCTGTACACCTATCGAGTGTCTAGCATCGCAGAATACTTTCACCGAGTCAAAGCCAGCAACGCCCAAAAAATCACCGAAATAGTGCCTAATGAGTTTGGACAACCGAGTTTTTCGTTTATCGCCCCTGACGGCTATTTCTGGACATTAATAGAATCAGCTTTGTAG
- a CDS encoding putative PEP-binding protein, whose translation MKNLYWLDKIQPSDRDAVGEKAFYLSCLLAQNHPAVPGFVVPATTFWQFLESIDWLEPLLADWPHSSLHLNVDEPRQLQSIARSIRHQILAAKLPDTLLSSLESAVAQLNSQALIFRTSLTSWNPKTAGILESHTVRTEPEAIETGLKQAWAELFRARSLFYWQRCGMKIQQINPAVLVQPLAPAIAAGEVKTNSGGAWEIQATSGLGMSIARGETIPDYYEVQPETGAVKFQKLGYKTLAYNVKIGKVKPREKPHIGNWKSPPNTNSALLMPDNPGSCIELWALGEKSQTEYVLDELQLQKLLELSKQIIAEFDSNLILEWTLNHTANSGEPQFYFTQIRQVKREKVAPTRANAIANTRIPAILKGLAASSGKAEAIAQVMTDSHLENSQFFAGSILVARTIDPNWLPWLKVAAGVVAEQGGMTGHGAILARELGIPAVVGVAGATRAIASGDSVLVDGDSGEVFTLAPHPPTDTADSVRVEETARNAEKYSTAAKMSIANHQFSISERSTNPASLPRGAQSPQCVWGPPTATQLLVNVSQTSSIDRLRNLPADGIGLVRSELMALEALDCQHPKIWLQHGQQSEFVDRMADCLSLFAAAVAPRPVFYRSLDLRDSGGDGSFSDTFEPELFDWELCVLQKVCESGHTNVNLILPFVRSVDEFIYCRQRLETIWKNRPAQFQLWIMAEVPSVLFLLPDYVKAGVQGISIGTNDLTQFLLGIHRNSPQVASGFNGRDRAVMRAIEQLIQQARAAGIPCSICGDAAALYPETVESFVRWGISSISVNVDAAEQTYRAIARAEQRLLLEAARSIVNN comes from the coding sequence GTGAAAAATCTCTACTGGCTAGACAAAATTCAACCTTCAGACCGAGATGCAGTTGGGGAAAAAGCATTTTACTTGAGCTGTTTGCTCGCCCAAAATCATCCCGCTGTACCTGGTTTTGTCGTGCCGGCTACCACATTTTGGCAGTTTTTGGAGTCGATCGACTGGCTAGAACCCCTGTTGGCGGACTGGCCCCACTCTTCGCTACACTTGAACGTCGATGAACCCAGACAACTGCAATCGATCGCCCGCAGCATCCGCCACCAAATCCTCGCCGCCAAACTTCCAGATACACTGCTCTCCAGCTTAGAGTCTGCTGTTGCCCAACTCAACTCCCAAGCCTTAATTTTTCGTACTTCCTTAACTTCGTGGAACCCGAAAACCGCCGGAATCCTAGAATCTCACACAGTACGCACCGAACCAGAAGCCATTGAAACCGGACTCAAACAAGCTTGGGCAGAATTGTTCAGAGCCCGAAGTCTATTTTACTGGCAGCGGTGCGGCATGAAAATACAGCAAATCAATCCCGCAGTTTTAGTGCAGCCACTCGCCCCAGCCATCGCCGCCGGCGAGGTAAAAACCAACAGCGGTGGAGCCTGGGAAATCCAAGCCACCAGCGGTTTGGGAATGTCCATCGCTCGGGGAGAAACCATCCCCGATTACTATGAAGTTCAGCCGGAAACTGGGGCGGTTAAATTCCAGAAGCTCGGTTACAAAACATTAGCATACAATGTCAAAATCGGCAAAGTAAAACCGAGAGAGAAACCGCATATCGGAAATTGGAAAAGCCCCCCAAATACCAATTCTGCATTGTTAATGCCAGACAATCCTGGCAGTTGTATAGAGCTTTGGGCATTGGGAGAAAAATCACAAACTGAATACGTTTTAGACGAATTACAATTGCAAAAACTCCTGGAATTGAGCAAACAAATAATCGCAGAATTTGATTCAAATTTAATCTTGGAGTGGACTCTAAACCACACAGCAAACAGTGGCGAACCGCAATTTTATTTTACTCAAATTCGTCAGGTGAAACGGGAAAAAGTCGCGCCGACACGGGCAAACGCGATCGCCAATACCCGAATTCCTGCAATCCTCAAAGGCTTGGCCGCCTCCTCAGGAAAAGCCGAAGCAATTGCCCAAGTTATGACTGATTCCCACCTCGAAAACTCCCAATTCTTCGCCGGAAGCATTTTGGTAGCCCGGACAATCGATCCGAATTGGCTGCCTTGGTTGAAAGTTGCTGCTGGGGTTGTTGCCGAACAAGGAGGCATGACAGGGCACGGCGCCATTTTAGCCAGAGAATTGGGGATTCCGGCAGTTGTGGGTGTTGCCGGGGCGACAAGGGCGATCGCCTCGGGCGATTCGGTGTTGGTAGACGGCGATAGCGGAGAAGTTTTTACCCTCGCCCCACATCCGCCCACAGACACCGCAGACAGCGTGCGCGTTGAGGAAACAGCCAGAAATGCCGAAAAATACAGTACAGCAGCAAAAATGTCAATAGCCAACCACCAATTTTCCATCTCAGAGCGATCGACCAATCCCGCATCCTTACCCCGAGGGGCACAATCTCCCCAATGTGTTTGGGGCCCGCCCACAGCAACTCAACTGCTGGTTAATGTCAGCCAAACAAGTTCGATCGATCGCCTGAGAAATTTGCCCGCAGACGGCATCGGATTGGTGCGATCGGAATTGATGGCATTGGAAGCTTTGGACTGTCAACACCCCAAAATTTGGCTGCAACACGGCCAACAATCCGAATTTGTCGATCGCATGGCGGATTGTCTGAGTTTATTTGCTGCTGCGGTGGCGCCGCGGCCGGTATTTTATCGCTCTCTCGACTTGCGCGACTCAGGCGGCGACGGCAGTTTCAGCGATACCTTTGAACCAGAATTATTTGATTGGGAGTTGTGCGTACTTCAAAAAGTCTGCGAGTCAGGCCATACAAATGTCAATTTAATTTTGCCTTTCGTGCGATCGGTGGACGAGTTTATCTACTGCCGCCAGCGCTTAGAAACTATTTGGAAAAATCGGCCCGCCCAGTTTCAACTGTGGATTATGGCGGAAGTTCCTTCGGTGTTATTTTTATTGCCAGATTACGTCAAAGCCGGAGTGCAAGGAATTTCCATCGGCACCAACGATTTAACTCAATTTCTGTTAGGCATTCACCGCAACTCCCCGCAGGTAGCAAGTGGTTTCAACGGGCGCGATCGAGCAGTGATGAGGGCGATCGAACAATTAATCCAACAAGCCAGAGCCGCCGGCATTCCTTGCTCGATTTGTGGCGATGCCGCCGCCTTGTATCCCGAAACAGTTGAATCCTTTGTGCGGTGGGGGATTTCCTCTATTTCGGTGAATGTCGATGCAGCAGAACAGACTTACAGGGCGATCGCCCGCGCCGAACAGCGCCTGCTCCTAGAAGCCGCTAGATCGATCGTTAACAATTAA
- a CDS encoding DUF1838 domain-containing protein, translating to MLAAVDCASENVKSAAQKHRPVTRKHWFKAGTLVSDKIKLDCSLFQSSWFQVEVALTSQQSTVNRQPKGACGMVLVKELDAKEWVKTRSSLDGEATFLTWNGAIYSFVPNEPKKRLFKIVGMSASRCIADGDGGWEFTSRELTYYLDPNSGEILHKWENPWTGEVLTVAHVANNPVQGYFQGIFPAKVDGEITTFSFDLFPNYPNPLAGDPRFADYSPNPIYQAAELFKLTVPTAELLDPELVSVSQVILSWDRIGPWLAWMKMGNLPGNMIYSATGSKVKSWTDLPQLLQDEIRTRIPLYQDAPQSQLDVEDMTSWIYFEKNFEAYLAGERFPLPAAAE from the coding sequence TTGCTAGCAGCAGTTGATTGTGCATCCGAAAATGTCAAATCCGCTGCACAAAAACATCGACCTGTTACCAGAAAGCATTGGTTTAAAGCCGGAACCCTTGTAAGCGATAAAATAAAATTAGACTGTTCATTATTCCAATCTTCTTGGTTCCAAGTAGAGGTCGCCCTCACCTCTCAACAGTCAACTGTCAACCGTCAACCCAAAGGAGCCTGCGGTATGGTTTTAGTAAAAGAATTGGATGCCAAGGAATGGGTGAAAACCCGCAGTTCATTAGACGGTGAAGCAACATTTCTTACCTGGAACGGCGCGATTTACTCTTTTGTCCCCAACGAACCGAAAAAGCGCTTGTTCAAAATAGTTGGGATGAGTGCGAGCAGGTGTATTGCTGACGGCGATGGCGGCTGGGAATTCACCTCGCGAGAATTAACTTACTATCTCGATCCCAACAGCGGAGAAATTCTCCACAAATGGGAGAATCCTTGGACAGGAGAAGTCCTCACAGTTGCACACGTTGCTAACAACCCCGTCCAAGGTTATTTTCAAGGCATTTTCCCGGCGAAAGTAGATGGAGAAATTACAACTTTTAGCTTTGACTTATTTCCCAACTATCCCAATCCTTTAGCTGGAGATCCGAGATTTGCCGATTACAGTCCCAATCCGATTTATCAAGCTGCGGAATTGTTTAAGCTGACTGTACCCACGGCGGAATTATTAGATCCCGAACTTGTTTCAGTTTCTCAAGTAATTCTGAGTTGGGATAGAATTGGGCCGTGGCTGGCTTGGATGAAAATGGGAAATCTGCCCGGTAACATGATTTACAGCGCCACTGGTTCCAAAGTCAAAAGTTGGACAGATTTACCTCAATTGCTGCAAGATGAAATTCGGACTCGCATTCCTTTGTATCAAGATGCGCCGCAATCGCAATTAGATGTAGAAGATATGACTTCTTGGATTTATTTTGAGAAAAACTTTGAGGCTTATCTTGCAGGTGAAAGATTCCCTTTGCCAGCAGCAGCAGAATAA
- the egtC gene encoding ergothioneine biosynthesis protein EgtC — protein MCRLLGYLGGPILLDTLLYKPEHSLIVQSYDPREMTSGLLNADGFGIGWYHPHLDTDPFTYKSVQPIWSDINLPSISRYVESGCAIGYVRSATSGQAIDLSNCQPFGNDRLLFVHNGFVQNFRKTLYRPIRDRLCDTVYQSINGTTDSEHIFGLFVNELTAGNQTLEAALQNSLKTLAELANVHQVEFSANIIISDGHQLVASRFAFPKAPPSLYWLRDDLNFPNSVIIASEPLFAGHWHECPVQSIISTGVDGEIQIYPIL, from the coding sequence ATGTGCCGTTTGCTTGGCTACCTCGGCGGGCCGATTTTACTCGATACTCTTCTGTACAAGCCGGAACATTCGCTAATTGTGCAGAGTTACGATCCCCGCGAAATGACTTCGGGCCTGCTAAACGCTGATGGTTTTGGTATCGGTTGGTATCACCCGCACTTAGATACTGACCCGTTTACCTATAAAAGCGTACAGCCAATTTGGAGCGACATTAACCTTCCGAGTATCAGTCGATACGTTGAATCCGGCTGCGCGATCGGCTATGTTCGCAGTGCAACTTCAGGACAAGCCATAGATTTGAGCAACTGTCAGCCGTTTGGGAACGATCGCCTGTTGTTCGTACACAACGGCTTCGTGCAAAATTTTCGGAAAACTCTTTACAGACCAATTCGCGATCGGCTGTGCGATACCGTTTATCAATCAATTAACGGTACTACAGATTCAGAGCACATCTTCGGCTTATTTGTCAATGAATTAACAGCAGGCAATCAGACTCTAGAAGCTGCTTTGCAAAACTCCCTGAAAACCTTAGCTGAGCTAGCAAACGTTCACCAAGTCGAATTTTCAGCTAATATCATTATCAGCGACGGACACCAGCTCGTGGCCTCTCGCTTTGCTTTCCCAAAAGCCCCTCCTTCCCTTTATTGGCTGCGGGACGATCTAAATTTTCCGAATTCTGTCATCATTGCTTCTGAGCCTTTATTTGCTGGCCATTGGCACGAGTGTCCAGTCCAGAGCATTATCAGTACGGGAGTAGACGGTGAGATCCAAATCTATCCAATCTTGTAA
- the egtD gene encoding L-histidine N(alpha)-methyltransferase, translated as MKSPRLSDTTNSASSKENRLHLERLVSAAAPTPAEINAGSDAVSGLTQNPKTLPPKYFYDDRGSKLFELICQLPEYYLTRTETAILQECAGAIAQVTGKCEIVELGSGSSTKTRILLDAYSQLEYPLHYLPIDISPTMLESSACQLLADYPSLQIHGLVSTYELALAKIAPSPLPTRMICFLGSTLGNLNPQECDLFFSQVVGALQPGEYFLLGIDLDKSKDILEPAYDDTQGVTAAFNLNMLRHLNRKYEGNFDLAQFEHWAFYNQEQCQIEMHLKSKKAQTVNLRALNLTVEFAAGETIRSEISRKFNLNTVKKELSQRGLKPVQVWTDPNQLFGLMLSQLTVDS; from the coding sequence ATGAAATCCCCAAGACTGTCCGACACGACAAACTCAGCTTCAAGCAAGGAAAACAGGCTGCACTTAGAGCGACTGGTGAGCGCAGCAGCACCCACACCCGCAGAAATCAATGCCGGCAGCGATGCAGTTAGCGGGTTGACTCAAAACCCCAAAACCCTGCCTCCAAAGTATTTCTACGACGATCGCGGCTCGAAGCTGTTCGAGTTGATTTGTCAGTTGCCGGAATACTACTTAACGCGCACTGAAACGGCGATTTTGCAAGAGTGCGCGGGGGCGATCGCCCAAGTGACGGGCAAGTGCGAAATCGTCGAACTCGGCAGCGGCAGTTCCACCAAAACCCGGATTCTTCTGGATGCTTACAGCCAATTGGAATATCCACTGCACTATTTGCCGATCGACATCAGCCCTACTATGTTAGAAAGCAGCGCTTGTCAACTCTTGGCAGATTATCCATCGCTCCAAATTCACGGACTTGTCAGCACTTACGAATTAGCATTAGCTAAAATTGCCCCGTCACCTTTGCCAACCCGAATGATTTGCTTTCTCGGCAGCACCCTCGGCAATCTCAACCCTCAAGAATGCGATCTATTCTTCTCGCAAGTTGTCGGTGCATTGCAGCCGGGAGAGTATTTTTTGCTGGGAATTGACCTAGACAAATCCAAGGATATTTTAGAGCCTGCCTACGATGACACTCAAGGAGTGACGGCAGCATTTAACTTGAATATGCTGCGACATTTAAATCGGAAGTATGAGGGTAATTTTGATTTGGCACAGTTCGAGCATTGGGCTTTTTACAATCAAGAACAATGTCAAATTGAAATGCACCTGAAAAGTAAGAAAGCGCAAACGGTTAACTTGCGCGCTCTCAATTTAACGGTTGAATTTGCCGCCGGAGAAACTATCCGCAGCGAAATTTCCCGCAAGTTTAATCTTAATACTGTCAAGAAAGAACTTTCGCAACGCGGTTTAAAGCCGGTGCAAGTTTGGACAGATCCAAACCAGTTGTTTGGCTTGATGCTTAGTCAGTTGACAGTTGACAGTTGA
- a CDS encoding tetratricopeptide repeat protein, with protein MPDLSTSATENSSNPQPALLPPILRILAAFPDYDRGNRHYASGRYEAAVICYSKAVQIKPEWARAWLNLGKAYKQLHSWAETVTCCDRSIAINPEEYWAWMLRGTALLSLQNHSEAIATFDRAIQINPEKHEAWYQRGRVLEELQEWDAAASCYKRATQIHPNLPAMWSRQGSVLLQAERYAEAVGAYERALKLVPNNWEASLNRGLALMKAERYAEAVNSYDRAIQLQPQNSLAWFNRGIASAKLHKYGEAVTAYDRVLQLQANDCEAWCYKGMALSHQWRDGAIACFDRAIEINSFYPEAWIGRGQTLSESRDYEGAIAAFDRAIQINPNFPEAWLGRGIALAKLERYKDAIIAYSNALQIEGNFLEAWNLRGEALEKLQQYEEAIACFDKVISLSSEAETTSKVGLQQGAALEKLQRYEEAVAAYNRVIKIVPDNFEAWLKRGNALSNLEQHEPALASYDRAITIWPDNYQGWVNRGLVLGKMQRYSEALIAFDQVIQLKPDNWEAWAQRGDVLQKMQRTQDAISSYGVALEIKPDYYEALVSREELRLKGAMSGKW; from the coding sequence ATGCCAGACCTCTCAACTTCGGCCACAGAAAACTCGTCAAACCCCCAACCAGCTCTGCTGCCGCCGATTTTAAGAATTTTGGCAGCATTTCCAGATTACGATCGGGGCAACAGACACTACGCATCAGGAAGGTACGAAGCAGCAGTCATTTGCTACTCAAAAGCGGTGCAAATTAAGCCAGAGTGGGCCCGAGCGTGGCTGAATCTCGGCAAAGCTTACAAGCAACTGCACTCGTGGGCAGAAACCGTCACCTGCTGCGATCGCTCGATTGCGATTAATCCAGAAGAATACTGGGCTTGGATGCTGCGCGGGACGGCACTGTTAAGCTTGCAGAATCACTCAGAGGCGATCGCCACTTTCGATCGAGCAATTCAAATCAACCCAGAAAAGCACGAAGCTTGGTATCAGCGCGGCAGAGTTTTAGAAGAATTGCAAGAATGGGATGCAGCAGCAAGCTGTTACAAAAGAGCAACCCAAATACATCCGAATTTACCCGCGATGTGGTCCCGACAAGGCAGCGTGTTGTTGCAAGCAGAGCGCTACGCTGAAGCAGTGGGGGCCTACGAGCGTGCCCTCAAACTCGTCCCCAACAACTGGGAAGCTTCGCTGAACCGAGGTTTGGCTCTGATGAAGGCAGAACGCTATGCTGAAGCTGTAAATTCTTACGATCGCGCCATTCAACTGCAACCGCAAAACAGTCTGGCTTGGTTCAATCGGGGCATTGCTTCAGCAAAATTGCACAAATACGGCGAAGCAGTCACAGCTTACGATCGCGTGCTGCAACTGCAAGCCAACGACTGCGAAGCGTGGTGTTATAAAGGAATGGCCCTGAGCCACCAGTGGCGGGATGGGGCAATTGCTTGTTTCGATCGAGCAATTGAAATTAATTCATTTTATCCCGAAGCTTGGATCGGGCGCGGTCAAACACTATCAGAATCCAGAGATTATGAAGGCGCGATCGCAGCTTTCGATCGAGCAATTCAAATCAATCCAAATTTCCCCGAAGCTTGGCTGGGTAGAGGCATCGCCCTAGCAAAATTGGAACGCTACAAAGATGCGATTATCGCTTACAGCAACGCCCTACAAATTGAAGGTAATTTTCTAGAAGCTTGGAATTTACGAGGCGAAGCTCTCGAAAAATTGCAGCAATACGAAGAAGCGATCGCCTGTTTCGACAAAGTAATCTCTCTGAGTTCCGAAGCAGAAACTACCTCAAAAGTAGGATTGCAACAAGGAGCAGCCCTAGAAAAATTGCAGCGTTACGAAGAAGCAGTCGCAGCTTACAACCGCGTCATCAAAATCGTCCCAGACAACTTTGAAGCATGGTTGAAACGCGGCAACGCCCTGTCAAACTTAGAACAGCACGAACCAGCACTAGCATCCTACGATCGAGCAATTACTATCTGGCCCGACAACTATCAAGGCTGGGTAAACCGAGGTTTAGTCCTAGGTAAAATGCAGCGATATTCCGAAGCACTCATCGCTTTTGACCAAGTGATTCAACTCAAGCCCGACAACTGGGAAGCTTGGGCACAGCGCGGCGACGTTTTGCAAAAAATGCAGCGAACTCAAGACGCCATTAGCTCCTACGGAGTCGCCCTAGAAATCAAACCCGATTACTACGAAGCTCTAGTCAGTCGAGAAGAATTGAGACTCAAAGGCGCGATGTCAGGAAAGTGGTAA
- a CDS encoding ComF family protein, translating to MKQRKWTGLVKSFLNLFLKSNCPLCQRPATEEFCGYCHKQLQRCQLANPARFWDSQQGVFVWGEYGGTLKRAIAALKYEDNPQLAKPLGGWLAESWLSFPELAIDNLTVVPIPMHKSKVKERGFNQAELLAESFCELTNLPLQRHGLERVKNTQALFTLTAQQRQAEMKDALILGKDFRRRLPRDRVLLVDDIYTSGTTVKSAIKTLKESGISVYGTVALASPTKRDR from the coding sequence ATGAAGCAGCGAAAATGGACGGGATTAGTCAAATCTTTTCTCAATCTATTTCTTAAGTCTAACTGTCCTCTTTGTCAGCGACCGGCCACCGAAGAGTTTTGTGGGTACTGCCACAAGCAACTTCAGCGTTGTCAGTTAGCCAATCCTGCTCGATTTTGGGATTCACAGCAGGGTGTTTTTGTGTGGGGGGAGTACGGCGGGACTCTGAAACGGGCGATCGCAGCTTTGAAATATGAGGACAACCCACAATTAGCCAAACCTCTCGGCGGCTGGCTGGCAGAATCTTGGCTGAGTTTTCCCGAATTAGCTATTGACAATTTAACCGTTGTACCAATTCCCATGCACAAATCAAAGGTCAAGGAACGCGGTTTCAATCAAGCGGAACTTTTGGCGGAAAGTTTTTGCGAGCTGACTAATTTACCTTTGCAGCGGCACGGTTTGGAGCGGGTGAAAAATACTCAGGCTTTATTCACTCTGACAGCACAGCAGCGGCAAGCTGAAATGAAAGATGCTTTAATTTTGGGGAAAGATTTTCGCCGCCGTCTCCCGCGCGATCGCGTTTTGTTAGTTGATGATATTTACACTAGCGGTACTACGGTTAAGTCGGCAATTAAAACTTTGAAAGAGTCGGGAATTTCGGTTTATGGCACGGTGGCGCTTGCAAGTCCGACTAAGCGCGATCGCTAA
- a CDS encoding RNA-binding protein: protein MSIYVGNLSYEVTSDDLSEVFAEYGTVSRVQVPVDRETGRMRGFAFVEMASEAEEAAAIAALDGAEWMGRDLKVNKAKPRENNNNKRSSGGGGWGDNNRSSRRY from the coding sequence ATGTCGATTTACGTGGGTAATCTTTCTTATGAGGTCACATCAGACGACCTCAGCGAAGTATTTGCCGAGTACGGTACTGTTAGCCGCGTCCAAGTGCCAGTCGATCGGGAAACAGGCAGGATGCGGGGATTTGCTTTTGTGGAAATGGCAAGCGAGGCAGAAGAAGCAGCAGCCATCGCAGCTCTAGATGGTGCTGAGTGGATGGGCCGTGACTTGAAAGTCAACAAAGCCAAACCTCGCGAAAACAACAACAACAAACGCTCCTCGGGCGGCGGCGGCTGGGGCGACAACAATCGCTCTTCACGACGCTATTAA
- a CDS encoding ergothioneine biosynthesis protein EgtB — protein MRSKSIQSCKQAIYHDLQQCRSGTFKLFADIDRNTFCRQAHPDFSPVGWHLGHIAYTEDLWLLQRCAGLKPVFAEYHQLFAADILPKKQRVFLPALPEVELYLDAVRKKVLDYLEVAPIDQQERLWRFIIQHESQHCETVAFVLQMHRKEEGSSAADLVTDVTDLTERSKEEEGRLITDSQLPIPNYQFPTTNYQLPIPDSMIEIPGGEFYMGSDAAEALDNERSRHLCYLSAYAIDRYPVTCGQYGDFMASGGYQNRDWWSAEGWEWQKVHLVDRPLYWSENPAFNNHPVCGVCWYEAEAYCNFAGKRLPSEAEWEKAASWDATNQIYRTYPWGEAQPNASLCNHGNNLANTSPVDAFPKGASAAGCGDMLGNVWEWTASTFDAYPEFESYPYRGYSEVYFDGQHRVLKGGSWATFPQALRSTFRNWYYPGVRQILAGFRCAK, from the coding sequence GTGAGATCCAAATCTATCCAATCTTGTAAACAGGCAATTTATCACGATTTGCAGCAGTGTCGCAGTGGCACTTTCAAGCTATTTGCAGACATCGATCGCAATACTTTTTGCCGTCAAGCTCATCCTGATTTCAGCCCGGTTGGCTGGCACTTAGGCCACATTGCTTATACTGAGGATTTGTGGCTGTTGCAGCGGTGTGCTGGCTTGAAACCAGTTTTTGCTGAGTATCACCAACTGTTTGCTGCTGATATTTTGCCGAAAAAACAACGAGTTTTTTTGCCTGCGTTACCAGAAGTTGAATTGTATCTGGATGCGGTGCGAAAAAAGGTGTTAGATTATTTGGAAGTTGCGCCGATAGACCAGCAGGAACGTCTCTGGCGGTTTATTATTCAGCACGAAAGCCAGCACTGCGAAACTGTTGCTTTTGTGTTGCAAATGCACAGGAAGGAAGAAGGAAGTTCGGCAGCGGATTTGGTAACGGATGTAACGGATTTAACGGAGAGAAGCAAGGAGGAAGAAGGAAGATTAATTACCGATTCCCAATTACCGATTCCCAATTACCAATTCCCGACTACCAATTACCAATTACCGATTCCCGATTCGATGATTGAAATTCCGGGCGGGGAATTTTATATGGGAAGCGATGCTGCTGAGGCTTTGGATAACGAGCGATCGCGCCATTTGTGTTATTTATCAGCATACGCGATCGATCGCTATCCCGTGACTTGCGGTCAATACGGAGATTTTATGGCTTCCGGCGGCTATCAAAACCGCGATTGGTGGTCAGCAGAGGGCTGGGAATGGCAAAAAGTTCATTTAGTCGATCGCCCGCTTTACTGGTCAGAAAATCCAGCTTTTAACAACCATCCAGTTTGTGGCGTCTGTTGGTACGAAGCCGAAGCTTACTGCAACTTCGCCGGCAAGCGTTTACCATCAGAAGCCGAATGGGAGAAAGCAGCGAGTTGGGATGCCACAAATCAAATATATCGCACCTATCCTTGGGGAGAAGCACAGCCAAATGCCAGCCTGTGCAATCACGGGAACAATCTCGCAAATACTTCGCCAGTTGACGCTTTTCCCAAAGGAGCGAGTGCAGCGGGCTGCGGCGATATGTTGGGTAATGTCTGGGAGTGGACTGCTTCAACCTTTGACGCCTATCCAGAATTTGAAAGTTATCCTTACAGGGGATACTCGGAAGTTTATTTTGATGGACAACACCGGGTTTTGAAAGGTGGGAGTTGGGCGACTTTTCCCCAAGCACTGCGATCGACTTTTCGGAATTGGTACTATCCGGGCGTGCGGCAAATTCTTGCTGGTTTTCGCTGCGCCAAGTAG
- a CDS encoding RNA-binding protein, with amino-acid sequence MTIYIGNLSYRATEEDLKSVFAEYGTVKRVVLPTDRETGRMRGFAFVEMMEDAQEDAAITELDGAEWMGRPLRVNKAKPKEEGNRGAGINRNSGY; translated from the coding sequence ATGACTATCTATATTGGAAATTTGTCCTACCGCGCCACCGAAGAAGACCTGAAATCAGTATTTGCAGAGTACGGCACAGTCAAGCGAGTTGTCTTGCCTACCGACAGGGAAACCGGTCGGATGCGCGGTTTTGCATTTGTTGAGATGATGGAAGATGCCCAAGAAGACGCTGCAATTACCGAATTAGACGGTGCAGAGTGGATGGGGCGCCCGTTGCGAGTCAACAAAGCTAAACCGAAAGAAGAAGGAAATCGAGGCGCAGGTATCAACAGGAATAGCGGATATTAG